The genomic stretch TTTAGAACGATCAGAAATGTTGCTTCTACTTTTGAGGCGCTTCCCTGAAACGGTGGTGCAACATGGGGTGAGATTttattctttcccttctcttaatataaaatacaatggGTCATCAACAGATTCATCAGTATGGTGAGGAGTACAAAGCAGAAGTTTCTGAAGAGTACTGGTTAAGATTGAACTGAAATAAAAGGTTCTTTGTTAGTAAAGCTAAACGGACATTCTTTTTACCAAATTTTCGAAGTTTCCAGGATAAGCTGTTTTGTCAGAAAAATTACCAAGCTCTGACAGTACTATTTATTTGCAATCCGTATGTTAAAAAGTAATCTTTTTCCATTGTATTCTACAATGTGCTTTTGAATTTAGGGTACAGTTTATAGTCTTTTAACAGATGCGTTTTTCCTGTGCTTCTGCCCTATGAAGACTGTTTTCATTctattccttccccttcctttcatcTGTACTAATTATTGAGTGCTATTGGCAGGCATGGGTAAGTGCTAGGTATCTCCTATCTTCCTAAACCCCCTTAAGTAAATAGtatcccactttacagatgacgAAACTGAGCATTTCATGTTTTAGTAACTTCCCATAGCCAGTGAGGTGTCAGGAGTCAAACCATTCATTCGACTCGTTCATACTCTGTGGCTTATTCTTTCCCATGCCAGTTTTCTGGCATCTGGCCCTGGTTAATCATTTCCATACCTGCTTGTGTTAGTCtcctagggttgccataacaaagtaccacaaactgggtagcttaaaacaacagaatgactctcacaattctggaagctagaagtctgaaagccaggtgttggcagagccacgttccctctgaaggctctggggaagaatctTTCTTTACCTCTCCCCGGCTTCTGATGGTTGTCAGTACTCTTTGGCATTCCCTGGCTGGCAGCCGCATCACTCCTCCAATTTCTCCTCCATCGTCACATGATCTTTCTTTTGTGCCTGTGTCTTTAcatggcctttttttgttttttgtttgtttgtttttgaggcagagtcttgctctgttgcccaggcagcagtgcagtggcaggatcttggctcactgtagcctctgcctcctgggttcgagcaattctcacgcctcagcctcctgagtagctgggattacaggtgtgtgtacATGGTCATGTTGTAAGGACGCTAGTCATTGGATTGAGGGCCTTTCTAATCCactatgacctcatcttaattatATCTACAAGggcacctgttttttttttttttttttgagatggagtctcgctttgtcgcccaggctggagtgcagtggtcagatctcagctcactgcaagctccgcctcccgggtgtacgccattctcctgcctcagcctcccgaggagctgggactataggtgcccgccacctcgcccggttagttttttttttttgtatttttttagtagagacggggtttcaccgtgttagtcaggatggtctcgatctcctgacctcgtgatccacccgtctcagcctcctaaagtgctgggattacaggcttgagccaccgtgcccggccaagggcactttttaaaaaaaaagttaagatatatatgaggtcacattctgaggttctggggggATATGAATTTGGGAGACACTGTGCAGCCCAGCACACTTTCTGTTCATAACTGTGACCTTCAACCTTCTGTGTGATGTTATCTTTCGCACTTTTCCACTCCTATGAGGCATCCCTGTGTGGTCACAAGGAAGCTGACACCAATGTCTTGGTGGATTTGGGTAAGAGACTGTCTACTATGCTAGGGCATCAGCAATGGAAAGGTAGCCTTAAAACTCTGACCTTTCTGCCCAATCTATGCCAGACTGTATGACTGGCTACTCCTGAGAACTGATCTTGAACATGATATGTTTTGTCTATATTGATACATCTTCATGTAGAgaataaatttaagtttctttatttcttagaAAATCTCTGCCTCCAGTTCCAATGCTTCCTTTACATTTCTATAGACATTTTGTTAATTCTTGTTCATCGTTAATTAGAATTTTGCTAATTCTGAAGAGAATAACCAAGACAGAGTGGTCAGATGTTCAGGTGAATTTGGCCTTCTAGGGTGTGTGGCTGGtgcattcttttactttctagtttttaaaatgtgattatttgtttCTCAGGTAAGTTTGATTACTTACACCAACTatgataagttaaaaaaaaaaaaaaccccattacTTCATATAGTTCTGACAACTTATGCTGTAACACATGTAAatgattaattttgttttgaaataggtTGGCCTTGGGGAGGCACTGTTAGAGGCTGAAACTATTGAAGAACAAGAATCTCCTGTGAACTgctttagaaaattatttggtAAGGAAAATTGTATTCTCTATTACTTCTATGGTAAGTTAATATGCTGGGGTAAGTGTTGGTTCAGGGATAAGCTCAtagatggaaggcaaaggagctCTGTGTGTTATGGCATttaagttcttcttttttttttatttagaaagcattttagctaggcgtggtggctcatgcctgtaatcctagcacttagggaggctgaggtgagtggatcacgaagtcaagagatcgagaccatcctggccaacatggtgaaaccctgtctctactaaaactacaaaaattagctgggcgtggtgttgcatgcctgttgtcccagctactaggcaggctgaggcaggagaattgcctgaacccgggaggcagatgttgcagtaagccgagatcacgccactgcactccagcctggtgacggagcgagactctgtctcaaaaaaagaaaagcattttaaacaaCTTCTAAACTTCTGTTATGTAAGATCTGATACCTCTGAAAGAATATGATAACTGTATATGTAAGTATGAAGCATAATAGTAAAGAAACATCTGAATTCAATGGAAGAACTGCACCCTCACCCACAGCGTAGAACTGCTTGTGTGTTTCCTCCCTGACTCCAGCTACTGGTGTCTCTCTGCACAGCACATTTTGAATACATGAGTCATAAGGGATTTTCCCcctatatattttagatactacATCACATGAACTCTAAAAGCTTTTGTATCTGTTGGAACTCTAGGCTAGATAAcctaattaatttatttcttctttttctcctccaacAGTTTGTGATGTCCTTCCTCTAATAATTAACAACCATGATGTTCGACTGCCTGCCAATTTATTATATAAGTACTTGAACAAAGCAGCTGaattttatatcaattatgtcacTAGGTCTACTCAAACAGAAAATCAGCATCAAGGTAAGGAAGAATATCCtgtacttttatttaaataggCTTTAGTAAAATTGCAAATTCAGAAACCCCTCAATATTCTGATTATTCTCCTCTGGATATGTACCAGTTTGGGAGTGTTTCAAAAGATGgtatctagaaaaaaatactagaGTTAAAAGATGAGGCTTTTCTGGAAGCAATGCCACCCCTTGATCAAAACAGTCTTCTGGCTGAGCTGTAACGTTATTGCATGGAACATTATACATGTACCATGATGAGGTAGTGAAGTAGTGGAAATTACTTCTTGCTTATACCAGTGGCCTGTTGTCGGTCCTTGAGCAAAACATAAATGTGTTGGAATTCTGTGCTCTGTGCGTTTTCATGGGGAGTCAGACTTTCTTTATCAGGTACCATGTCAACAATAAGTCATAATGTTAATTGTaagttccttttttcttccatctCAGGTGCCCAGGATACATCTGATTTAATGTCACCTAGCAAACGTAGCTCTCAGAAGTATGTAATAGAAGGGCTGACCGAAAAATCATCCCAGATCGTGGACCCTTGGGAGAGGTTgtttaagattttaaatgttgTTGGAATGAGATGTGAATGGCAGATGGATAAAGGAAGACGGTAATAAATAGCTTATTTCCAGAATTGCCTATTGATTCTTTTGGCtccttataaaaacaaaaacatgctttttaaaactgTGTAATGCATAGGTATAGTTTTTGGGCAAATTTTGTGACACTCAATACTTAGGCAAAAGAGGATGGTTTTTCATTTTATCAAAAGATttctggctgagcacagtggctcacacctgtaatcccagtgctttgggaggctgaggtgggcagatcacttgaggtcaggagtttgagaccagcctggccaacatgatgaaaccccatgtctactaaaaatacaaaaattagccaggcatggtggtgcacgcctgtagtcccagcaacttgggaggctgaggtgagagaatcacttcaCCGGGAGGCGAAGGCTACGAtaggccaagatcacaccactgcactccagcctgggtgacagagtgagacactgtctccaaaaaagaagaagaagaaaaaaaaattcttactgaAATATGAACTATTAAGACGATGTTGTGTTTGAACCTCTCCTTGCTACTTTAGAGAAAAGCTACTTAGCATGTTTGTGTCATGAAATCTTCATCAGCACCCTAATTCAGAAGGGAAAAGTTACCATTTATATTGAACAATAAAGAATAGTTTTACATGCCTAGAGCAACATTTGGGACATGTAATGGTACCACCAGAGCTTTCCGTTAGACTTTTTGCTGACCAGCCCAGAGTAATCGAGTAGGTTtcatcattccttcttttttagAAGCTACGGAGATATTTTGCATAGAATGAAGGATCTCTGCAGATACATGAACAACTTTGATAGTGAAGCACATGCGAAATATAAAAACCAAGTGGTGTATTCCACCATGCTGGTCTTCTTTAAGAATGCATTCCAGTATGTCAACAGCATACAGCCATCTCTCTTCCAAGGTTGGTTTGCAAATTTTAGTGTCCAAAAAGCCGGTTCATACTGTGGGGATGGTAAGGAAGATGAAAGTGTTTATCCACTATTGTTGGATCCGAATAACTGTGGGGCAGTACCAGTCCTTTTTACAGTTGGTGATTTGGTTTTGTTTAGTTTGGCTTAATTGGTAGTTTTTATGTAAGTATGTTTCATTAAAAGTTTCTATATCAAAGGGCATAATGGTACTGCACAACTAAATACAGATATCAAATGCcactattttgaaaataacagcaggctgggcgcggtggctcacgcctgtaatcccagcactttggaaggtgaggccagcggatcacttgaggtcaggagtttgagaccagcctggccaatatggtgaaaccccagctctactaaaaatacaaatattagccgggcatgattgagagcacctgtaatcccagctacttgggaggctgaggcaggagaatctcctgaacccagtaggcagaggctgcagtgagctgaggtcacaccttgcactccagcctgggcgacagagcaaggctccatctaagAAAAAACCAGTAGATGTAACAGCATATTTAAGTAGATTTCATGAAGACATCACAGTAGGCAAAGATTTATTCAGTAaaatatccattttatatatagaGTGTATGCATAAATATActgtagaaaatttgaaaaatggaaatgagTGAAATCACCCACAATCCTTCCAGTATAATACagcatttgtttttatgtattgcCTTATAATATCCCATATATTTAGATTTTGTTTGGAATTTGTAACTATAACGTAAGTATAATTTGGTAGTCTTTTTATGGTACTTTAATGACTCACGATCATTATAAAAAATTTGCAGATACATAACAAATACAAAGAAGGAACTGTCACTTGTATTCCACTAGTGACAGGAAGTCTTTAACAATTTGGTATATATCTTTACAGTCTTTTTCTTCTATGTGCATCTACTTGTTTGTTTACCTAATTGAGATCACactgaacatatttttaatgacttttgtCATGACAGTTGAGTAAGCTTCTCCCTTGTTTTAAGTATTCTTTTCCTAgctgcattttttatttattgatttatttaggcttgctctgttgcccaggttggagtgcagcagtgggttcaagcaattctcctgcctcagcctcccacgtagctgggactacaggcgctgccaccatgcctggctaatgttttgtatttttagtagagacatggtttcgccatgttgcccaggctggtttcaagctcccAAGCTcaggccatccacccacctcaggctcccagagtgctgggattataggcatgagccacggcgccggGCCTCCTTGCTGCGTTTGTAAGTGTTGGTGTTTTCCCCATCCTTAGGTCCTAATGCCCCGAGCCAAGTTCCACTGGTTCTTCTCGAAGATGTATCGAACGTGTATGGTGATGTAGAAATTGATCGTAATAAACACATCCATAAAAAGAGGAAACTagctgaaggaagagaaaaaaccaTGGTAAGGCTTTCAAATGTACTTACTAACAGATTGGATGGGACGGTTTGCTAGAGATGAATCTTTGTAAAATGTGGCTTTGGAGCTAAATCAATAAAGCTTGGGTTTTAAAATTGtatgatatattaataattactaaGTCAGTGGTTCTCCACTGGAGGTGATTTGCCCTttaggggacatttggcaatgtctggagacatttttggttgtcacagcttgGTGGGGAGGGGTCAGGGATGTTGCTGAGCACTTCACAGTGTACTGCCCAAAAGGACAGTGATGAGGTGGAGAACCCATGGTATACGTTCCTTACACATGTTTTGACTGAATGGCATTGATTccgtttaaaaaacaaaaccagcatgGCATCGGACCTCTAGAGCAGGGTGCTGTGTGGGGTACTGGCCTCAGAATGGAAAGCTCTGAGGTGTGCAGGGCAGCAGGAACAGCCTGTGGGCAGATGCAGAAAAGATTTCATGAAGGAGGTCAACACTGAAATCAGTGCTGAAAGATGGAGGGTTTTGTCCGTTGGAATTGGGAGGTAGATTTTGTTGAGAGGGAAAAGTTTGCACAAAGATGCAAGAAGCCCGAGAACGTGAAGAGTCGTCAGTCCTCTAACCTGACCAAGCACTGCCCCAAGCCCATCGAGGCTGTGCTCCGTGGTTAGAGTGCTTTTCCCTCGGATCTCTGCGCAGCTAGGTCCTGGTCACTTGGTCCCAGCCCAAACGAGTCTCCCTCTGAGACTTCTCCTGAACACCCATCTGAAGTAGCTGTCCGGGTCTCTCTTTTTACTCCTCTGTTTTAATTCTCTGCGGCATCCTCCTTGCTAtctgtgttttcttgtttattcacTGACGGGTTTACATCTTCACTAGAGCACAAGCTCCGTGGGGCCTAGCATTTTCTCTGCCTCGTCCTGTACCGTACCCCAGGCATCTGAGTAGTGCCTGGGCTGGAGCAGGTGTCTGGTGACCATCTGGTGAAGGGGGGAATTCCCATTGATCCCTCCTGGGTTTGGCGTGCAGGCTATGGGATGGCTGTTTAAACCTGGCCCAGCTGTTCTTCcttccggtttttttttttttttttttttttggcctgtctGGCATTCATCTAGCGAGCCCTGTTCTCATAACCCGGCCTTCCACCCAATGTGGGATTTCcatccatttttgttttcatggtCTTAACTGATTTCATCCTGATTTTCATTCTATCCCTGAGTCTGCCCCAACCTGATGCAGGTCCAGACCTTAAAGGCCCATGAGCTCAGCTCAGAGATATCTTGCTTTGTTcacagtgttttgtttgtttaaataacctagcatttaaaaattagaaaccaggctgggtgcagtggctcacgcctgtaatcccagcactttggggggccaaggtaggaggatcaccagcccaggagtttaagacccacctgggcaatatagtgagaccccatctctataaaaaatgaaagaaaaactagctggctggtggcatgcccctgtcaTCCCAACTGCttcagaggctgagatgagaagaccccttgagctcaggagttcaaggttccAGTGAGTGATGACCACACCACGGCCctccagcccaagcaacagagggagaccctgtctataaaaataaaataaaataaaaagtagaaacctAGCATTTCTCATAACAATCCAGATTTCTGACTTCCTTTTTGTAATTAGGATATCTGATCACATTGGCCCCTGGTGGTAACCCACAACTGGAGTTGGGGGGTGGCCCACATCAGTTCTCCAGCCAGCTTACATCACAGGCACGTGCGACATCACAAGTGGCTGGTGCTGGGATGGGCCTCTCCTGTGGGTCCCCCACTTGGTGCATTCTTGCTTCAGAGCACACCCTCAGTGCTTCAGAGTGTACttgcacatttcaaaatcagtttctctaaatttaaaaacatttgaaactCACACTAGTCCCACCACATCTGGGGTCCTTTCATAACTTCCTGATCTTATGTCGAGGCAGGAATGTTTCCCGTAAGCTGCAGCACTAGCGCCATGCATGTTTGTGTATATTAAGTTGCCATTACTTGGCAAAGAACAGGCCCCTGATGAAATAGTACCTGGCAGATAgggttgtggggtttttttttggtagagacaaggtctctctatgttgcctacattggtcttgaattcctgggcttatgcaatcctcccaccttggcctccaaaacagatgggattacaggagtgaaccacacACCTGGCCTGGTAGATAGGATTTGATTGGAAAGGGTGTTTTTTTCCTAATGCAAAAACATTACTTAGGGAGGATGAGAACATAGAGCAGAACGGTGGGGTAGGGTAAGGTTGCCAAGCTCAGGGACTAGCAGGAAGATACCAAGCTCAGAAAGTGGAGAGAAAGGTAGGCAGCGGAGGGAGGGGCTGACAGCTTCCTGCCCGTCTTACCTGAGATGAGCTTGAGGATTGAAGCTTTTAGTGACAATAGTTGGgcgtatttttaaatgatcttagTGGAGTAAAGATCTGCAGGAAAAATTTAATTTGGGTCATTACATCAGTAAAATGACCTAGGTGGACTAAAAGATTCAgaaaattcttagcaaaataaaattcagtgGAGCTGTtttacctttacttttttttttttttttttttggcaaaacaTCTGATTCTACCCAGCAGTATTTCCGATAATTGCCTTTCTCTGTAGCCCTCTCTTTTCTGAGGGCTTTATATTACTTGAGATGAAAAGCAAGAAAAGTAGAAATCTGTATTGTAAAATACAGAGGGCATTGTTACGTAAGCGCAGACAAATGTACTTTCTGACCAGGACCGTGCACTGGGTGAGGAGAGCGAGAGAGGGGTGACCAGTGCAGGGGAGTCATGCACAGTGAACCAAAGATAACTAACAGTTATTCTCTGACATTATTTCTTAGAAGACGCAggctttaattttgttgttgttgagacggagttttgctccctcgcccaggctggagtgcagtggtgcgatctctgttcactgcagcctctgcctcctgggctcaagtgattcttgtgcctcagcctcctaagtacctgggattacaggtacatgccaccatgcctggctgactttgtatttttagcagagactgggtttcgccatgttggccaggctggtctcgaactcctggcctcaagtgatccatccttcttggcctcccacggtgctgggattataggcgtgagcctccatgcctggccccgAGTTTAATTTTATCCCAGTACATGCCAAACCATTATTTGGAAGTCAATTAAATCATgtcacatattagaaaaaaagagtaaactaTAAACAGGACCATTTTAAGCTGTGTCTCTCAAGgtaaaaatctaaattttgactttctttttttttttttttttttttttgagacagagtctcgctctgtcgcccaggctggagtgcagtggccagatctcagctcactgcaagctccgcctcctgggttcacgccattctcctgcctcaacctcccaagtagctgggactacaggcgcccgccacctcacccggctagttttttgtattttttagtagagacggggtttcaccatgttagccaggatggactcgatctcctgacctcgtgatccgcccgtctcggcctcccaaagtgctgggattacaggcttgagccaccgtgcccggcccaattttGACTTTCgtaaaattgatatttttaaactttgctcCAAAACCACCGCAAGCAAACATAAGAATTTAGcatcagaaaaaaattcactcaattttaaaagtaaaaatggaatGTGTGAGagtataaagacaaaaaaaaattaattttcaaagctAAATTGTTAAATTCAAAAACATTGTATGTATGTGGTATCCTTTGGTATAAAATTCATATCATGGGCAAAACTGGCAGCAATAATATGTTTCCATATATGACTATATTTATAACTGAATTAACCATGTTCTCCACATTCTTTAAGCAGAGTTCAGATGATGAAGACTGTTCGGCGAAAGGAAGAAGCCGTCACATCGTAGTCAATAAAGCCGAACTTGCTAACTCCATTGAAGTGTTAGAAAGTTTTAAATTGGCCAGGGAGAGCTGGGAGTTGCTCTATTCCCTAGAATTCCTTGACAAAGGTAAGAAAGCACATGTCATTGGTGCtgtttaatgttttatataaaatcatTATGCTACTTGAAATGTCAGGTCACTCATGGCAAATTAAGTAGATTCCAGTAGTtcatgcatttttgtttttttcttgttttgagatggagtctcactctttttcacccaggccggagtacaatggcgtgatcttggctcacctcaacctgcacctcctgggttcaaacagttctcctgcctcagcctccctagtagctgggattacaggcacgtaacaccatgcctggctaatgttttgtctttttagtagagacggggtttcgctatgttgatcagactgttcttaaactcctgaccacgtgatctgcctgcctcagcctcccaaactgctgaggttacaggcatgagccaccgtgcccagccgtatTGCTATTTTTATCTGCATTAACTCCATTGTCTGAAAAACTCAAAATCCAAAAACTATAGGAAGCctattttcctttgaatatactGGGTATTTTGACATTGCTTAGAAATCACTAACTGTTTGCTAACTAAGGTATTCTTACTACACTTTGGAATCGGGGCCCCTTATTTTACTTTTAGCCCATGGACATTCATCCCCTGGCTGCAGTCATGTGTCATACAGAGCCCTTGGCCAGATGTGCTGTGTCATCTTTTCTAAGTAAATTTAGAACTGTTCAGTTTCCCTTTGTTACCTTTGGGATTGTGAACACATATGTGACAGTTCTAGAGGGGATCTTTCCTTTAGttagaaattgattttttaaaaaataaaaccttttagtGTCATTGTATGTGTGTTATTTTAATTAGGTCAaaataaaatgggccaggcaagatggctcatgcctgtaatcccagcgctttgggaagctgaggcaggtggatcattgagctcaggagtcagagaccaacctgggcaatatggcaaaaacccatctctataaaaaaacaaaaacaaaaattggccaagtagggtggcatgtgcctgtagtcccagctcttcaggaggctgaggtaggaggactgctttgACCCATGTTAGGGCCACTGTactaccagcctgggcgacaaggagAATGTCcctaaaaataagataaaataaaaataaaatgggaccTTGTTTTGGGGAAAGCAAAGtagtttaaaagataaatgaggaAATACATGAAAAGCACGTTAAATAGTTCTTGGCACCTGGTATGTGCTCAGTAAGTTGTTAGCGTCCGCAAAATATTGCTTGTGTATTACTGATAAGTGTTGTGTGTTTCTTCTCTACTTGAAATTCTAGAGCAGTGTTTTAGAAATCAAAGTCAAACTTGATATGCATTTTTGGTAGTTTGTCTCTGTTCTCTCTTActggatttgtttgttttctgcttttgcgCTACATATATTTGGTAAATTTGTTCTTGACTTCTCACTCAGAATTTACAAGGATTTGCTTGGCCTGGAAGACGGATACTTGGCTATGGTTAAGAATCTTCCTCACTGATATGATCATCTATCAGGTAGAGTATTACACATATTTTAGGTACCTGTGTCTGTACAGGATGGCTATGGTGGCAAACCAGCTTTCCCTTGCAGAATGTGTCATGTTCCCTCTTGGGCTAGTCTACTGCCTGCTGACACCTGTTCTGTCTTCAGTGGCTGAGGGGGTATGGtccattttcctttcaaaataactctgggccgggtgccgtggctcacgcctgtaatcccagcactttgggaggtcgaggtgggaggattgcttgagcccaggagttcaagacaagccctggcagcatagtgagaccctgtctctacaaaataaaaaacttagccaagtgtggtggcatgtgcctatagttccagctactcaggaggctgaggcgggaggatcacttgagcccaggaagtcaagactgcagtgagccatgataggaccactgcactctggcctgggtgacagtgagaccttatatcaaaaacaaaacgaaacaaacacTTCAAGATGACAAGCCTGTACCTTCTGTGTTACTTTTGGTATATCCAGTCACACCTCTCTGTAAAAGTAAGATTTTTACTTTTCAGTATAAGAGGATTACTTCTCACCCTCCTTCTCTGCTGGTGGAGTCTGCCTGGCTGTACTGTTCTCCAGCATCTTAGACCTAGAACTGAGAGAGCTGATAATTCACCAATGAGGTGTTGTTGGAATGGGCAGGTTGCTGCTTCTATCCTTCATAAAGGAGAAGTGGTGCTTGtagtaaaatatttctaaagaagtGTTATATCCAAAATGTGCTGGGTCAAAGGGCTTGGTTATTTTCTTTAGTCTTAAGACCTAAGACCAGAAAGAAGAATCTTCATCCTTATAAAGTACCGCCATAAAGAACTCTCACCTGGCTTTAATTAAGTTGATTTGATTCTATTGCCAAGTCTCCATTTCT from Rhinopithecus roxellana isolate Shanxi Qingling chromosome 9, ASM756505v1, whole genome shotgun sequence encodes the following:
- the INTS10 gene encoding integrator complex subunit 10 isoform X5; the encoded protein is MLLKVTEQCFNTLERSEMLLLLLRRFPETVVQHGVGLGEALLEAETIEEQESPVNCFRKLFVCDVLPLIINNHDVRLPANLLYKYLNKAAEFYINYVTRSTQTENQHQGAQDTSDLMSPSKRSSQKYVIEGLTEKSSQIVDPWERLFKILNVVGMRCEWQMDKGRRSYGDILHRMKDLCRYMNNFDSEAHAKYKNQVVYSTMLVFFKNAFQYVNSIQPSLFQGPNAPSQVPLVLLEDVSNVYGDVEIDRNKHIHKKRKLAEGREKTMSSDDEDCSAKGRSRHIVVNKAELANSIEVLESFKLARESWELLYSLEFLDKEFTRICLAWKTDTWLWLRIFLTDMIIYQGQYKKAIASLHHLAALQGSISQPQITGQGTLEHQRALIQLATCHFALGEYRMTCEKVLDLMCYMVLPIQDGGKSQEEPSKVKPKFRKGSDLKLLPCTSKAIMPYCLHLMLACFKLRAFTDNRDDMALGHVIVLLQQEWPRGENLFLKAVNKICQQGNFQYENFFNYVTNIDMLEEFAYLRTQEGGKIHLELLPNQGMLIKHHTVTRGITKGVKEDFRLAMERQVSRCGENLMVVLHRFCINEKILLLQTLT